ACATGGCCCGGTGCTCGGGGGTGTCGTTCTGGGCGGCCGTGATCTTCGAGAACGGGACCTCGGCGGGCGGGTCGAACAGGCCAAGCCGGATGCGGTCGGCGAACAGGCGCACGAGCGCCCCGTCCAGCACGGTCTCGTCCAGCATCCCCTTGCGCACCGCCGAGACGGTCGCCTCGGCCTCGGTGTTCCAGTCGGCGCGGTAGTCGCCGCAGACGAGGTCCATGCCGGCGTTCAGCGCCCGCGTGATCCCCTCCTCCGGGGTCTTCACATAGGCGAGGCTGTCCTCGCGGTAGATGTTGGCCGCCGCGCCGCAGTCCGACACCACGTGGCCCGAGAAGCCCCAGTCCCGGCGCAGGCGCTGGTCCATCAGGTCCTCGCTGGCGCAGGCGGGCACGCCGTCCACGGCGTTGTAGGCGCACATGACCGCCTGGACCTTGCCCTCCGTGACCGCGGCGCGGAACGCCGGCAGGTAGGTGTCCTCCAGGTCGTAGGCGCTGGGGTGGACGTCCTCGCGGTGGCGGTTGGACTCCGGGCCCGAGTGCACCGCGTAGTGCTTGGCCGTGGCGATGGTCTTGAAGAAATTCGGGTCCTGGCCCTGCAGCCCGCGGATGAAGGCGACCCCCATCCGCCCCGTCAGGTACGGATCCTCGCCGTAGGTCTCCTGCCCCCGGCCCCAGCGCGGGTCGCGGAAGATGTTGATGTTGGGCGACCAGACGGTGAGCCCGCGGTACCAGTCCGTGCTCCCGTCCGGGTGGACGCGCTCGGCGTACTTGGCGCGGAACTCGGTGCCGATGACATCGGCGGTCCCGCGCATGCGGTCGACGTCCCAGGTGGCGGCCATGCCGATGGCCTGGGGGAAGACCGTGGCGATCCCGGCGCGGGCGACGCCGTGCAGCCCCTCGTTCCACCAGTTGTAGGCCGGCACGCCCAGGCGCGGGATGGCCGGCGCCGTGTGACCGATCTGGCGGGACTTCTCCTCCAGCGTCATGCGGGCGACGAGGTCGGCGGCGCGCCGTTCGGCCGGCAGGCGCGTGTCGCGGTAGGCCGGCTGGCCCTGTTCGGCCTGGGAGCCTTGAGGGGCCTGCGGGGCCGCCGGGGCCTGGGCGAGCGCGGGTTCGGCCAGCATCGCGGCCGCCGCGGCGGCGCACAGCATCCATCCTTTGCGGGTCATCGTTCCTCCCAACCCTTCTTCGTTAGGGCGACCGTAGCAGCGAAATGATAGCGCTACCAGCCCCTCCGGCAGTGCAGCGGCGAGGGAGGCGTCGATGCGGTTAGGCGGTGGGAAGTTGGAGCGGGTGAGGGGAATCGAACCCCTGACATTCAGCTTGGGAAGCTGACGTTCTACCTCTGAACTACACCCGCGCGCGGCCTCTGCGGCCGGGTCGATTGCCTTAGCCCGTCTTTGTGGCGGCCTCAAGCCGTTCACGCGGCGCTTCATGCGGGGCGGGGGCTGGCATAGGGTCCGCGCCATGTCCGAACCCATGACCTATGCGCGTTACCTCGCGCTCGACGAGCTGCTCGCGGCCCAGAAGCCGCTGAGCGACCGTCACGACGAACTGCTGTTCATCGTCATCCACCAGACCAAGGAGCTGTGGCTCAAGGAGATCATCCACGAAGTGAACCTGGCCAAGCGCCTGGTGGCCGCCGGCGACCTGGAGCCGGCCTACAAGGCCCTGGCGCGGGTCTCGCGCATCCAGACCATCATGACCCTGTCGTGGGACGTGCTGGCGACCATGACGCCCGCCGACTACCTGAGCTTCCGCGGGAGCCTGGGGACCAGCTCGGGCTTCCAGTCGCACCAGTTCCGCACGCTGGAGTACCTGCTGGGGCTGAAGGACGAGAGCTTCCTGCGCTTCCACGCCGAGCGCCCCGAGGCCCTGGCCGAGCTGACGGCGGCGCTGGAGGCGCCCAGCCTCTACGACGTGGCCATCGCCCAGCTTCCGAAGCACGGCCTGCCCGTGCCCGAGACGGTGCTGAACCGCGACTTCGCCAAGGCGTACGAGGCCACGCCCTCAGTGGAGGCGGCCTGGCTGGAGGTCTACCGCGACACGGCGAGGTACTGGGAGCTCTACCAACTGGCCGAGAAGCTGGTGGACCTGGACGACGCCCTGGTCACCTGGCGGCACAAGCACGTGCTGACCGTCGAGCGGATCATCGGCGGGCGGCCCGGCACCGGCGGGACCGAGGGGGTCGGCTACCTGGCCAAGACCCTGCGCCGGCGCTGCTTCCCCGAGCTGTGGTCCCTGAGGACCAGACTTTGACGGCTCGAAAGGACCTGTTCTCCCGCGCCCTGGCCGCAGATCCCGGGCGGCTGCACATGGCCGCCCACAGCCACCACCTGTGGCCCGACGCCACCTACGAGGCCCACATGCAGGCCTGGGAGGACGCCGCGCGCCTGGCC
The Phenylobacterium zucineum HLK1 genome window above contains:
- a CDS encoding tryptophan 2,3-dioxygenase, yielding MSEPMTYARYLALDELLAAQKPLSDRHDELLFIVIHQTKELWLKEIIHEVNLAKRLVAAGDLEPAYKALARVSRIQTIMTLSWDVLATMTPADYLSFRGSLGTSSGFQSHQFRTLEYLLGLKDESFLRFHAERPEALAELTAALEAPSLYDVAIAQLPKHGLPVPETVLNRDFAKAYEATPSVEAAWLEVYRDTARYWELYQLAEKLVDLDDALVTWRHKHVLTVERIIGGRPGTGGTEGVGYLAKTLRRRCFPELWSLRTRL